TTACAAACAGCTCAAACGCAGCCCTTTCTTTCTTCCCGTTCTCAAGGTAAGCACACATCATCGTCAGTTGATAAAGGTCTGTAAAAAGCGGAGAAACCATAACTACCTACTCCTTTCAACTCCCACTTTTTCACAATACTCACTTACAGGACACTGAGAACACTTAGGAGACGTAGGATGACATATATGCTGACCCAAAGAAACGAGTAAATCGTTAATCTCTATCCAGTACTCTTTCGGAAGTTTTTCTCTCAGAGCCATCTCTGTTTCTTCCGGCGTTTTAGTCTTAACGTAACCGAACCTATTCATTATCCTGTGAACGTGCGTATCAACGCAAATACCAGGTTTTCCGTAACCCAAAGTAACAACTAAGTTCGCCGTTTTCCTACCAACGCCAGGAAGTTTCAAAAGCTCATCAATATCAGACGGAACTTCTCCTCCATATTTCTCAACTATTATTCTTGCAACTTCTCTAATAGTCCTCGCTTTTCTTCTGTAAAACCCTACAGGATATATCAGCTTCTCTATTTCTCCTTCAGATAACTCCATCAACTTCTCAGGTGTATCAGCAATTCTAAAAAGCCTCTCAGAAGCTTTTGCCGTTACCTCATCTTTCGTTCTCAAGCTCAATATCGTAGCTATCAGTATCTTAAAAGGATTGTTCTCCGTTTGAGACATTAAAGTTACTATAGGAACATTCCACTTCTTTTTCTCTTTTCTCAGTATCTCAACCACTTTACTAATTGTGCTGTTATCCATTCTCTCCGAATTCCCTCCTGACGAAAGAATCAAGTTTAGTTAATCTCTCTATCAAGTCCTTAAAATCCTCTATTTTCAACATATTAGCACCGTCAGAAAGTGCCTTTTCAGGTTGTGGATGTATTTCAAAGAACAAACCATCAACGCCAACGGCAACGGCAGCGCGCGCAAGGTAAGGAACGAACTCTCTATCACCACCACTCACTTTCCCCAAACCACCAGGCTTTTGAACAGAATGAGTGGCATCAAAAATTACTTTTGCACCTGTTTTTTTCATAATAGGAATAGACCTAAAATCAACTACAAGGTTGTTATATCCAAAAGTGGTTCCCCTCTCCGTCAGCCAGATTTCAGAAGCATTACTCTTTTCAAGTTTATTCACAACGTTACCCATATCCCAAGGTGCCATAAATTGTCCCTTCTTCACGTTCACCGTTTTTCCGGTTCTCGCTGCAGCTACTAAAAGGTCTGTCTGCCTACACAGAAAAGCCGGTATCTGTATTACGTCAACAACCTCAGCTACAGGTTTTGCCTGCCACGACTCATGAATATCTGTAGTTACTTCCAAACCAAACTTACTCTTAACTTCTGAAAGCATTGCAAGACCTTTATCTATACCTGGACCTCTGTAAGAATCAATAGAACTCCTGTTAGCCTTATCAAAAGAAGCCTTAAAAACCCATCGATGTTCAGGGAAAGCATCTTTAAGAGATTTAACTTCAGAAGCAATTTCAAACAAAATATCCCTATCCTCAATAACGCAAGGACCAGCTATAACTATCATCTCAAACCTCTAAATCAGTTTCCTTTAGAAGCGTAAGATTCCACCGCTTTCTTCAACTTTTCCACTTCTTCCTTTGTCAGTTCTCTATATCTTCCCTTCGGCAAGTCACCCAACTTTAAAGGTCCTACAGCAACCCTTTTAAGCTTTAAAACGCCGTGGTCAAAACGGTCAAAAAATCTCCTAACAACTCTGTTCTTTCCCTGGTCTATCGTTATCTGCACGTAAGTATTTCTACCCGTTTTTGAAGGATGAAGCAACTTTACATCAAGAGGCTTTATAAAAAACTTTTTACCTTTATCATCAACGAGCAAAGCCCCCTTTCTCATCCTATCAACCTCGGCAGGCGTTACGCGCCCCTTTACTTTTGCAATGTAAGTTTTAGGAACGTGATAACGAGGATGCATAAGTTTCTCCGCCAACTCTCCATCGTTCGTCATTAAAAGTAAACCTTCTGTGTTGTAATCAAGTCTTCCAACAGGGAAAAGCCTTACAGGATACTTCCTGAAATAATCTGCAACGATAGGTCTCTTATCACCTGGTGCCCTCTCCATAGCCGTTAAAACGCCCTGCGGTTTATTAAACATGATATAAACAAACTTTTTCGGAAGCCTTACCCTCTCTCCATCAACTTCTATCCTATCTTTCTTCGGGTCTACCTCAACCGCCGGAGACGTTACCTCCTCTCCGTTTACAGTTACCCTTCCCTGCTTTATTATCTCCTCAACCTTTCGCCTTGCCCCAAATCCTGCATAAGCTAAAAATTTATTCAAACGCATCCTTTCCTCCTTAATAACTTAATTAGAAGCATAATGCTCTAAATATTGAAACTAAATTTAAAAACTATTTTAATTCGGTCAACATGGCTTAATTTTTTGATAATATTAGGATAAACACTTAGAGGTAAGCAATGAAAGAGATACTTACCAAGATAGACCTGGCTGTATTAAAAGCTACAACAACTCCAGGAACAGTATTAGAAGCTGCAGAAGCAGTTAAATATTATAACTTTGCCACCGTTTGCGTTTTTCCAAAACACGTTGAAGTAGCAAGAACAATACTTCCACCAGAAAAAATCTCTGCCGTCGTTGGATTCCCTCTCTCACCTACACCGCTAACAATCAAACTAAAAGAAGCAGTCTATTCCATAGAAAAAGGAGCAGGAGAATTAGACGTAGTTGTAAATATCAGCGCTGTTAAATGTGGTGACTGGAACAAAGTTGAAGAAGAACTCAGAGAAATAAGAAAAGAGATACCACTCGCCGTTTTAAAGCTTATATTTGAATGCTGTTACCTCACTGAAGAAGAAAAAATAACCCTGTGCAGATTAGCGGTAGAAAACGGTTGGGACTATTTAAAAACATCAACAGGTTACGGAAGTTACGGCGCCACCTTTGAGGACGTTGAACTTTTGGTAAAGTGTGCAAACGGAAGAGCTAAAGTCAAAGCAGCAGGAGGGATAAGAACTTTAGAGGACGTTAAGAAATTCATTTCTTTAGGAGCAGAAAGAATAGGAACGAGCAATGGAAAAGAAATCGCAAAACAAGTGCTGCATAGTGGGAAAATTTGAATCCCTCCACAGGGGGCACCAATTCTTGATTGAAAAAGCGAAAAAACTCTGCAATCAAGTAAACGTTATATCAATAAACAAATTTTTACAAAATCCCCTCTTCACCCCCGAAGAAAGAAACAAAATCGCAGAAAATTTAGGAGTAAAACTAACAAACCTTAAATTTGAAGAGATAAAAGACAAAACCCCTGAAGAATTCTTTCAGATACTGAGAAATTTAGGTTGTTCAAGACTTTTAGCAGGTAAAGACTGGAAGTTTGGCAAAAACAGGAGCGGTAATATTGAAACCGCCAAAAAGTTAGGCAAAAAGTACAACATAGAAGTTTTAGAAGTTCCCCTCATAACCAATAGCGGCGAAAAAATAGGAACGTCAACCATCAAAGCACTACTTAAAGAAGGTAAATTGGAAGAAGCCAATAAACTCTTAGGATTTCCCTACTTCTGCTTTGGCAGAACGGTAAAAGGAGACGGTAGAGGTAAAGAGTTGGGATTCCCAACCATTAACGTTAAACCAGAAAAAAGACTTCTCATACCTTACGGAGTTTACGCGGTAAACTTAAAAGTAAACGGCAAATACTACAGAGGAATAGCCAACTACGGTGTAAAACCAACTTTTGGAGAAAACGAGCCAATAATAGAAATCCACATTCCGAACGAAAAACTCCCTCCCCTCCCACTCCACACCCCAGCAACGGTAGAATTCCTGAAATTTTTCCGCAGAGAAAAACAGTTCAACAACGTTGAAGAACTAAAAAAACAGATTAAATTTGATTTAGAAAATCTAAAACAATTTTGGAGGAATGGTCTTGGAAGAGACACAGAAATTTAAATCAGGATACGTCGCTATTTTAGGAAGACCGAACGTAGGAAAATCCACCCTTCTCAACAGCCTATTAGGAACAAAAGTGGCAATCGTCACAGACAAACCTCAAACAACAAGACACAGAATCATCGGCGTCAAGCACTTAAAAGACGCCCAAATCGTATTCCTTGACACGCCAGGTATTCACAAAGAAAAATTTGAACTCAACCGCTACATGAACGAAATAGCTTTCAGCGTAATACCGGACGCCGACGTAATCCTGTTCTTAATTGACGCAAGAGCAGGACTAACAGAAGCCGACAGGAAAATACTTCAAAAAATAGGAGAAGAGAAAAGGAAAGATTCAAAAGTCTTAGTCCTGATTAACAAAATAGACGGCGTTCCCAAAGAAGAACTCCTGCCTCTAATAGAAGAGATAAGCAAAGAATTTCCTTTCGTCTCCGACATAGTCCCCATCTCAGCAACGAGAGGAACAAACTTAGACAGACTCCTTGACCTGATAGTTTCCTACCTACCTGAAGGTCCCAAGTACTACGAAGAACACATGGTAACAGATATGCCTTTAGAACAGTTCGTTGCAGAGATAATCAGAGAAAAAATAATGCTACTCACCAGAGACGAAATCCCCCACGCAACAACCGTTCAGGTAGTAAACATACAGCCAGGAGATAAAAACCCGAACATGCTTGTAATAGATGCAGATATAATCGTAGAAAGAGACTCACAAAAGGCAATAATCATCGGTAAAGGCGGACAGAAACTCAAAAAAATAGGAAAGTTAGCAAGAGAAGAATTAGAACAACTCTTAGGTAAAAGAGTTTACTTGAGGCTTTGGGTCAAAGTTAAAGAAGACTGGAGACAGAGGGCAGACCAACTAAGAAGCTTAGGATACTCCTACTAAAGAGAAAACAATGGCTTTCAAGAAAATCCTCATTTTCCAGACAGCATTTTTGGGGGACTTAATTCTCACGTCCCCCCTCATCAAAAGCGTTAAAAAAAGTTTTCCTGAAACTGAAGTTTCATTAGTCGTAAGAAAA
This region of Desulfurobacterium pacificum genomic DNA includes:
- the era gene encoding GTPase Era, which translates into the protein MVLEETQKFKSGYVAILGRPNVGKSTLLNSLLGTKVAIVTDKPQTTRHRIIGVKHLKDAQIVFLDTPGIHKEKFELNRYMNEIAFSVIPDADVILFLIDARAGLTEADRKILQKIGEEKRKDSKVLVLINKIDGVPKEELLPLIEEISKEFPFVSDIVPISATRGTNLDRLLDLIVSYLPEGPKYYEEHMVTDMPLEQFVAEIIREKIMLLTRDEIPHATTVQVVNIQPGDKNPNMLVIDADIIVERDSQKAIIIGKGGQKLKKIGKLAREELEQLLGKRVYLRLWVKVKEDWRQRADQLRSLGYSY
- the deoC gene encoding deoxyribose-phosphate aldolase, producing the protein MKEILTKIDLAVLKATTTPGTVLEAAEAVKYYNFATVCVFPKHVEVARTILPPEKISAVVGFPLSPTPLTIKLKEAVYSIEKGAGELDVVVNISAVKCGDWNKVEEELREIRKEIPLAVLKLIFECCYLTEEEKITLCRLAVENGWDYLKTSTGYGSYGATFEDVELLVKCANGRAKVKAAGGIRTLEDVKKFISLGAERIGTSNGKEIAKQVLHSGKI
- a CDS encoding riboflavin kinase, with the protein product MEKKSQNKCCIVGKFESLHRGHQFLIEKAKKLCNQVNVISINKFLQNPLFTPEERNKIAENLGVKLTNLKFEEIKDKTPEEFFQILRNLGCSRLLAGKDWKFGKNRSGNIETAKKLGKKYNIEVLEVPLITNSGEKIGTSTIKALLKEGKLEEANKLLGFPYFCFGRTVKGDGRGKELGFPTINVKPEKRLLIPYGVYAVNLKVNGKYYRGIANYGVKPTFGENEPIIEIHIPNEKLPPLPLHTPATVEFLKFFRREKQFNNVEELKKQIKFDLENLKQFWRNGLGRDTEI
- the kdsA gene encoding 3-deoxy-8-phosphooctulonate synthase, producing MIVIAGPCVIEDRDILFEIASEVKSLKDAFPEHRWVFKASFDKANRSSIDSYRGPGIDKGLAMLSEVKSKFGLEVTTDIHESWQAKPVAEVVDVIQIPAFLCRQTDLLVAAARTGKTVNVKKGQFMAPWDMGNVVNKLEKSNASEIWLTERGTTFGYNNLVVDFRSIPIMKKTGAKVIFDATHSVQKPGGLGKVSGGDREFVPYLARAAVAVGVDGLFFEIHPQPEKALSDGANMLKIEDFKDLIERLTKLDSFVRREFGENG
- a CDS encoding endonuclease III domain-containing protein — translated: MDNSTISKVVEILRKEKKKWNVPIVTLMSQTENNPFKILIATILSLRTKDEVTAKASERLFRIADTPEKLMELSEGEIEKLIYPVGFYRRKARTIREVARIIVEKYGGEVPSDIDELLKLPGVGRKTANLVVTLGYGKPGICVDTHVHRIMNRFGYVKTKTPEETEMALREKLPKEYWIEINDLLVSLGQHICHPTSPKCSQCPVSEYCEKVGVERSR
- a CDS encoding pseudouridine synthase, whose protein sequence is MRLNKFLAYAGFGARRKVEEIIKQGRVTVNGEEVTSPAVEVDPKKDRIEVDGERVRLPKKFVYIMFNKPQGVLTAMERAPGDKRPIVADYFRKYPVRLFPVGRLDYNTEGLLLMTNDGELAEKLMHPRYHVPKTYIAKVKGRVTPAEVDRMRKGALLVDDKGKKFFIKPLDVKLLHPSKTGRNTYVQITIDQGKNRVVRRFFDRFDHGVLKLKRVAVGPLKLGDLPKGRYRELTKEEVEKLKKAVESYASKGN